TTTTGCAGTATGTCCCACAAACAGTCCTGCATGTGTCCAGTCTCACGAATGGGATTGACAAGCAGAGACGTCTCCGTTTAGCCACCTGGCGCCtctttccttatatggaatatGGAACTCACGGTTACCACATTCTGTGTTCCTGACTTCACGTGCTACTAATAGACAGTTTTTCATTCTATGACCCTGCGGAGTCTGCTCCATTAAAACCTGGATCATATCTGTAATTACTGGTTTCAGATTTCACGATGCATCATAATTGTTAGGTAGAGAAttgtaatcaaatcaaatcattgtcaGAGCGAATCGTCACACCCCTagtgccagtccataaacattaaaatacacaccatGTTTAAGGTTTAGCTATAAGATCTAAACATTATCAGTGttaccatgattttagtgtgataaaatatgaCTTACTAActacatctgtgtaaagttatatctaatatcCGAGATTACTGGGTATGTtggcatggcaatgaagttgtaatattaaatataactttacacacagATATGGTTAGTAAGCAATGGTATCACatcaaaatcatgtttacacgtaTGATCTTGTAGCTACTTTTGTAACGGTGTATTTTACCTTTTATGAAGATTCCTTTAGTTCATTAATTCCTTTATTTATTCCCTTATTTGTTTGATTGGTCATTCATAATAtccattatatttatacattaatatCCATTATAATGTGTATACTATCCATAATATCAATTTTTTCACATGCTCGTTCATTCTTTCAATTCAATACTTTACATGCTCCTTTTCCCAATTACTAACAACACAACAGCAGAATAATACCTGTCTGCGTAGAGAAGTGGCGTCCACTAAAGCCATGTCATCTGGCCCTCCATCTAGAGTCGAGTCCAGTGTGGCCAGCGCATACCTGTCAGAAATATTGCAGCATTTAATTTCATAAAACAGTGAGACTGTAATGAGAGgatggagagaaaaaagaagTGAGAGAAAAAAAGTTGATGGGGAAGAGAGAAGAGTTACCTGTTGTCATGCTGGGGGTTAGAGAGAGTTGAACCCCCTCTCAGAGATGGCTTGCTGAGAAGCAAATGAGGAGGAAGTGAGAGAGGGAAAGGAGAGAacacaaagagagacagacaactttaataatatacaatgtgctTTTAAAATGCACACAGAGCAGATGCTCTTTGTCTAGACACCGCCAATGTTTTTAACTTAAGTGAATATGTAAGATTTCAAGGTGAAAGAGCAAATGGTATAAACACGCTCACAAATATCTGAAAATTATAATTTCCTAATTTTCCAAAAGAAAATAGAGCAGTGACAATCGTTAGGGTGGTTCTAGATTAACCTACAGTTACATTTAGAGTTTGTACGTGGAGCTGAAGTTAAAGCCATTCTGAAAAAGCAACTAATGAAAAGCCAAGCAAGTCGTGGGGCACAGGAGATGAGTGACTAACATATTCCCAGATATCCACAGAAACCgcaaataaaaataacagcaaTCCCACTAACAttttatgatgaaactgaaatgaAATGGAAACGAGATTCATGAAATCAAATCCTGTGCGCACAACCCATgctaaacaaaaaatgtaagtggacaaaaaaaaaaaaaagcatagaaGTCACATCAATGGCAAACAATACATAAAAAGTCATCCACTTAACTCTTAAAAGAAAGTATGTCGTTTCTTTGTGGTTTATTCTTTCATAAACGAATATAGGTTACACTTATTATATACTGGATTACTATGGAGGATAATATGTATAAACCCCCATTACAAGTGTTTATCTGTCACTGCAAATATGCTTAGTGTATTCTCACTATTTCAGTTAGTGATCAGAATGGCACATGAAGCGAGGCGAAGACTTTGTTCTCGGCCTAATCTAACACATTTGATTAGTTACTCGTTGAAGCCACATCTAATTGAGCCAGAAGTCTGATGTCAAAGGTCACCTGCGCTGGTTCTCATCGAGGACATCCAGGACCTGCTGGTAGGCCCGGCGTGTGGTTGACTGGATGAAGGAAAGGACACTGTGGGCATTGAAGAGGTTAAAACCGTCCTcagcgccaccgagaggggccaTAGTGCGCAATGGAGCAGGAAGGGAGGGAGTCATACTGACCTCaccaaagacagagagagagagagagagagagagagagagagagagagagagagagagagagaacaagatgAAAAGGGACAGAACCAGAGAGATAGCATAAGCATAAGGGGCCattcagaataaaaataaataaatagatgcaGCAGaacgaatggaacagaatgcagatgtctcaagaccagtttataaaagctgaaattcttttaAGTTAACACGATGTCTAAAAACATTTCACTCCtgtgtgagatgctgaaaaatcTAGCCAATGTTTACATAGACAAGCAATTAAAAGGCAGCGCAAACtgaccaaaaaaataattttttgtaagcAATATCGGTATTGCTGTCAAGTTGTAagaacttaaacttttaaaaatatgtcACGAGAAAACTGCATTTTGTTCTATTTGTTTTGAACACAAAAACGATATGTTCAGTCTGAACGGCTACGACACAAgagtaaggccagaaacatacttgaCACAAGTACGTGTGCACAGATGTGAGCGCTTGGCCAATGCAGTCAACACGCTGTCCAGTTGAACATGCTTAATGTTTTGCATAACTGTAGCGGTAACAAACTTCAGTACTCAAAGGGGCAATAGAGTTACCTTGAGAAGTcaattaaactggatgtgttattattaagGTAGTTTGCTAGAAGCCatggcttgaaagagaaaactcacttaGAGGCAGACAATTCACACCAATGTTCGCTATAGTGTCCCATGACACTATATGCATCCTTGCATTTTGTTATGAAttgcggtctgacacattttggaatgcaacaatgCATAATTGAGAACGTGGTTGAGTTGAGTATGTTTCAGCCATAATGCTGTGTTCATGTCGTGTTGCAATTACAAATCAGATGTTCTAGTTAGAGCTGTTATAAATTGTTTCTATGACAATGAACTCACCTCTGTACGTTCTTGCAAATGATTAAGATCAAAGAAAGTGCACCAAATTAAATTcgctaaaaaaaataacatatgaAACGGAAATACATGTAAACTACCTTTAAATATTGAGATCGCTGGCATTCTGGTTCTTTGTACATGGATTTTTCCTATGTCAAAAATGGCTTTCAGTGGTGTTTGATATACACGGGCCATTCACGCaaagttgtttttttacattatgtaattgcaattatttcatatttaaagtaATTATGTTGCATCTTATGTATACACTGGATATACAAGTTCATCTAAGCATCtagaacattttgaatttgacagtttttgttttacttaaaaGATGCAATGGGATAATTAACCCTTTTCTCTTTATAGGGTTAATTATATTCTGACTATACATGATTACAGTACATTACTGAACAGAGACATTTAGTGGAAATATTTGTTTATACtccttaaatatttataatttcattaggCTTCTAATGATTTATGTAATCTCTATTAAGAATACAGAAtatgaatatctgaaggcaaacatggctggtttgtttcctaatatcaaatatcattaaaacaatttGGCTCACAATTTGTTTATAATTTGTCCATTTGTgaatttattcctttttttcatTCTACTTGCCTTTATGTTTACCATAGTTCTTCTATTGTGGCATTTGTAATATCATAACCACAGGTAAGACCACAAATGTCTCAATACTTTGGTAATAAgaaaaattaaatatacataatacaattaatattcaGTCTCATTTATTCTCCCTGACAGATCATTTAATAAgtcttgttttaatttttttacagtttacTGATACATTTTAGTAAGGTTGATGGTGTATAGTTTGAAAACCCTTCATTTTGGCACATTGAATGAATGATGTTGTAGCAGACTCCCTCATCTTGTCACACTGTTTAGctgtttgagatgtttgacttccACAACAGCGCTTTAAAGTAAAAAACTTCTCAATGGAATTCAAATGAGTCACGTAAGTTTTGTGGTCTGCGCTGCAGTATCAAAAGAACCCGGATTGGTGACATTCACGTGAAACACAGGTGCGCATGTCAggtgagaagcatatttagcgctTATGAATCATCGAACGGAGATTAATATAATTGAATTTGCTTCGGAGGCCCGAAATGATGCTTGGGCAGCCACAGATAcattttcaatgcaggaaaaaccctgcatGAAGTCACAACAGTCTGGAAAATTCAGAATTTCCAACTTCTAATTCCAAATTCAGCAATGTCTTCAATGTGTTAAGTCTGGTACTTGTAATTACGGTAACTCTGACATGACGTGAACACACCTTTaggcaaaaaagaaaatactaaaaTGTAAGTTTGAAGGAGAGGGGAAAGTTCAGAAAACTAGACAAGACTACATTTCAATGGCCAGAATGAAATATCATACATCAGATAAGATGACCACAAATCCTCACAACAAAATGTTATCACAATCCCATATAGACCTGCAACAAGCCGAAACAAGCactaaacatgcaaatgcatatttaCAAGTAAATTCTTtttacaacaaaaacacacaaagcagTCTCTGAGTCCAACATTAAAAACAACCACAAGCCTCAGAAGCACTAGACAGCACCATTAGCATTGAGTTCAGTGTAAAGAGCTTGCATCAAACTAATGATGAAACTGTTTACTGAACCGAACAATCCATTAGCACTAATTCAACCAGACACAAATTCACCTTTCTGATCCCATAATCAGTTTGCCTTAAACATGCCACACATCTAAAATATACAGTGGCACTAAAATTACTTAGACTGCACTTAAAAAATGCCATTGCATAagatgacaaaatatcaaaccaagtggcatttgcaTTAAAATGATGCTAGACCTATTCTCAGAACTACCTTCACTTACTCGACGAAAATTTTCTCACAATATCACAGTGTCCTAGCAGAGCAACCACAAGTGcatttcatcacattaactatgtaaAGTACatgttccatttacatttatgcatttggcagatgcttttatccaaagcgacttacagtgcacttattacagggacaatccccccggagcaacctggagttaagggccttgctcaagggcccaacagtggcatcttggtggtgctgggggcttgaacccccgaccttctggtcagtaaccctgagtctcagccactgagccaccactatgTTCCACACAGTCCAAATATGTTGTCTTAAATTTCAAACAggaaatattttgtctttttgtgaaatgtttatcTTAACAAGTGTGCTTATGTTGTCTATGTTCCTATATTCGGAGCTACTTCAGCAATATGTTTATTATTGATGGTTAATTCatgttatgtttgtttatttttacttaaCATTGTTTATTACTAATTAATattgttcattaaatatttaaaaactcaaATGTGATTAgaatattataattacatttcagTACAAATTTTCTTTGTTCAGCCTAAATTTAAAAGGATGATGGATGTAATTGGGCAGACAAATTAATAAAGGCCCCGGCACACTCACGACGAAGCGTTTCTTCAATCTTTGCTCAGAGCAAAAAATACGTTTTGCATGACAGATTGCTTTCAAATGTTCAGACACTGGCTACAGCGCTGGCGGAGGCGTTTAGAAGAGCATTTAAAAACGAGGACACacaaaactacatgtaaaacctcaACTAATATTACATTAATATGTGTTATCAATGTAGGTAAACTTGAACTAGATTACTAATAACTCCGCAGTCAATGTGTtcatgttgattgatcttaactgactgaatgaGAATTAGCGGTCaccctcaaagtaggtggagctccacctagctgttacgaaccaccaaaCCGATTGCAAAAACACCTTCGTTTTGGccatattttgttctaaatgatgtcatGCCCATTCGTTCTAATAGCAGAAGCCTTACTTGTCTAAATTAATTGGTTCTAGAAAAGGAAAAAGAGGTAATGGTCATGGTAGGGTTTATGTGCCTTCATGAAAAACCTGCCAATCAGAATCCAATAAGTCATAAGTCAACAATTGATTGAAGGAGATGACTGATCTGTTTTTCTGCACAAACCCTCCATGTGAACAGCTCCTCTGTGCCAGGAGTGGCCACACATTATGGTTTTCAAAAGAGTACAATACAAAACAAGAGAATAAATAGAATAGAGCTTTCAGGCAGTCATTGAATGAAGGAAACGGATTAACATACCAACTGTTCTGTTGAACAGCACCTAAAGACTAGTTCTGCTTTATATAGAGATGAAATCGGTCTCACCCATGACTGACATATATAATTGTGCCACTCCTGTATCTGCAGTAACATGCACTGACCTGCAGAGTCTACAAAAGCACAAAAGCCAAGCAGGAAGAATTTGGAACTAAAAAAACGATACATGCATGGTTCTAACTCACCCCCTTTAATTCAGCATCATGAAGAGAAAGGGAAGAAAAAAGAGATAAGGGAGTGAAAGAGAGGGCAATTGTGAAGGATAAGAGTGAGGAgacttaaaggtacactcagtaattttttgctCATGTTGCGCTGGCCAATATGGTAGATTGTTTTGATATCTAGTGCAGTAATTTATTTTCGCTTTTTGATTGCCGATACCATTGTGGAAATGTGTTAGTCACAGTCAGCCACGATTCATTAATTTGTAAATGCAAAAGACCAATCTCGGGAGTTACCATAAAGTGATTGTATTTAGCTGGTCATGTTATCTCAACATGTCGACCGCCATGATGTAACCCGCAACGTGTAAAAtaatgcttttgttttatttattaggcCACTaacatgactggagtcttcatctcatgtgagtgtccATCGTTTTAAGCATGTTTGTAAAAAGTTCTGTTAatttctttgtgtgtttttgaggAAAAACTACAGAGTGCTCCTTTAAGCTGAAAGGAAAGCATGTAGGTCTATGTATTTGTGTCTTTTCACTCACATGGAGTCATTTCTGGCCAGCTGCTCATTGTGATGGACACCTATGTTCTCGCTGACTGAGCGTTCTCTACGTGGCTTGCTTTGTGTGGACACCTGTGTGAAAGAAAGCGAGAAAAAGAGAAACTGAAAGTGCCGTTGTTCATTTGACTAAATGCAAGTAGACAGTCATAACCTAAAGTTAATGACCAACATCAAGTTCCAGATAAGATCAAGAAAAATTTCACATTTGCAAATGCCAAgtgcaaattgttttatttatttatttttaaaaagaacaaaatgcaACCGTAAATGCAAACATATGCTAAATTTAAGACAAGGACAGATAAGCTGGACTAATTTAAACCCCCTTCTTGCTAAATTTAGTCCGCCCCACTTACTTCTTCAATGTTCTGGCTGGTGGAGATTGACTGCTCCATTTCTAGGAAGTCGAGGGGATGTTCGTTAAGAGTAAGGACTCGAGGTGGTGTCTTGAGGGACAGCGTTGCTGCTATTGGGGTGGATTGGATGAGGTCCAGATCTCTAGGTCGGGAGAACTGGGAATCATCACTGTCTCCTATTAAAAAGAGATAAGTTACCGATCAGATATAAATCCCTTCTGACAGTTTGTTTATTTATCAGGGAATTTGTGTGGCtaactctttaaaggaatagttcacccaaaaatgaaaattctcatcatttactcaccctcatgccatcccatatgtgaatgagtttctttattttgcaaaacacaacttgtgatttttagaagaatatctcagctctgtaggtctatacagtgcaagtgaatgggtgccaacatttttacactccaaaatgacataaaagcataataaaagtaatccatacaaatccatgttttaatccatatcttcagaagtaatatgatagatgtgggtgagaaacagactcaatatttaagtaattttttgcttgaaattcttctccctgacaAGTAGGGgccgtatgcatgaagaatgtgaatcaccaaaaacacaagaagaagaatgtgaaagtaatctgtttctcacccacacttatcatatcgcttctgcagacaactgatttaaccactggatggattggattacttttatgctgatttatgtgatttttggagcttcaaaattttggcacccattcatttgcatggtATGGACCAAAAGGgatgagaaattattctaaaaatcttaatttgagttcagcagatgaaagaaagtcctaGACATCAGGGATGggatatgggtgagtaaattatgagagaatgttcctttttgggtgaactatttctttaaaggtatacttcacccaaaagttctctcatcatttactcaccctcatgccatctaagaagtgtatgactttctttcttctgcagaccacaaacaaagatttttagaagaatatctcagctctgatggtccattcaatgcaactgaatggtgtccagaacgttaagggtccaaaaagcaaatcaaggcagcataaaattaatccatataatTCCAGTAGtaaaattcatgtcttcagaagcaatatgataagtgtgggtgagaaatagaacaAGTTTATAtttatccttttttattataaatcttcactttcatattcttcctTTATGTTTGGTGatgtgcattctttgtgcatatagcCACCTAgtgggcagtgaggagaatttatagtaaaaaggacttaaattaagtattgatttgtttctcacccatactacGCTTCAGAGACatggatgaaaccactggagtcatatgggttacttttatttcctttttggagtttcaaagtttttgTCACCTTGCATTGAacggaccaacaaagctgagatattcttctaaaaatagttgtttgtgttcagcagaagaaagtcatgcacatctgtatGACATATCtgtagagaattttcattttggagtgaactatccatATAAAGGTGAAGTGAGTAAACAATCCATAAGTGAGCCATTTGTGATAGCCTTTTCCTTGTTTGAGGGGTCTGAGATGTCCAACTTCTGACTCAACCAGTGGCATGAGCTTCAGGAGGGAACAGACAtttgtccaaacaatgaaagACAAGGCAGGCAGATGAGGCGGTAGGAATCatcatttttgcattttctttttggtgatgcagaaattacaaacttcacctttTAATCTAAATTGATAAATTGACaacttaaattaatataaattgaTACTTCACTTTAAAGTCCTTCAATCTTCTTCCTACCTGCCACTACAATTCTGTCAGGGACCTGCATCAGTGCCGTATGGAGGGCCTCCTGCTCGGGTTCTTGCTCCCCTGTGCTGAACGGAGCCATTTTGAGCTGTTCGGGAATACGCATTCTCTGACTGATTCCCTCTGTGTACTCCATATCATAGTGGATGCGGTTCATCTCCGCAATCTCAGCTGTGGGAGAGGGGAATGCCGCTCCGTTCATCTATAGGAAAAGAGAAGGGAAAAGGGTTTGAAAGAGAGGtaaattgaaaaaaacaaaacaaatcaaagctTGGCAACTCGAGTGTAAAAATTCGTGAAGGAACATGAACAGGATTGATATTGGAATTTGATCACAATTTAGAACCAATATCAACAGATTCTATTAGGATCAAATAAGAATCCTATTGGAATCAATTAGGTTAtaattcttttttattaatttctttaactTCCTATTGGTGACCTACAGGAGCATTTTATCCTATTTGTAATCATAATTGTCCAACGTGTTCTAAAAGACCAAGTTTATATTTTTTGGAATATTGTTAGAAAATTGTCATTAGCATCCTTTAGATTTGTTTCCGGACTATCATACCAATTCCAAATGATTTCCTTTAGAATTTTTGATTAGGGAATCTTTGAAAAGCAGAGTGCGCTCCTCATCCACGAACTTTCAGAGAGGAACCGAAAACAGGCCTCTAATTAAATTGTGTTCTTGATTTTTGACTAAGAAATAATTTAaggagataataaaataatataaggcCAAATAGATCTCACTAAATAActaaaattcactgcaaaatgtagTTCCATTGACCTGGCAGCTCTAATCTTTTGTCAATTATAACAAGAATTACAGGTTGTCAAACACACC
The sequence above is a segment of the Xyrauchen texanus isolate HMW12.3.18 chromosome 38, RBS_HiC_50CHRs, whole genome shotgun sequence genome. Coding sequences within it:
- the LOC127632198 gene encoding mitochondrial fission factor homolog B-like isoform X3; this translates as MSNRSGDLISVKMNGAAFPSPTAEIAEMNRIHYDMEYTEGISQRMRIPEQLKMAPFSTGEQEPEQEALHTALMQVPDRIVVAGDSDDSQFSRPRDLDLIQSTPIAATLSLKTPPRVLTLNEHPLDFLEMEQSISTSQNIEEVSTQSKPRRERSVSENIGVHHNEQLARNDSMYALATLDSTLDGGPDDMALVDATSLRRQIVKLNRRLQLLEEENKERAKREMIMYSITVAFWLINSWVWFRR
- the LOC127632198 gene encoding mitochondrial fission factor homolog B-like isoform X2, with translation MSNRSGDLISVKMNGAAFPSPTAEIAEMNRIHYDMEYTEGISQRMRIPEQLKMAPFSTGEQEPEQEALHTALMQVPDRIVVAGDSDDSQFSRPRDLDLIQSTPIAATLSLKTPPRVLTLNEHPLDFLEMEQSISTSQNIEEVSTQSKPRRERSVSENIGVHHNEQLARNDSIKPSLRGGSTLSNPQHDNRYALATLDSTLDGGPDDMALVDATSLRRQIVKLNRRLQLLEEENKERAKREMIMYSITVAFWLINSWVWFRR
- the LOC127632198 gene encoding mitochondrial fission factor-like isoform X1 → MSNRSGDLISVKMNGAAFPSPTAEIAEMNRIHYDMEYTEGISQRMRIPEQLKMAPFSTGEQEPEQEALHTALMQVPDRIVVAGDSDDSQFSRPRDLDLIQSTPIAATLSLKTPPRVLTLNEHPLDFLEMEQSISTSQNIEEVSTQSKPRRERSVSENIGVHHNEQLARNDSIMTPSLPAPLRTMAPLGGAEDGFNLFNAHSVLSFIQSTTRRAYQQVLDVLDENQRSKPSLRGGSTLSNPQHDNRYALATLDSTLDGGPDDMALVDATSLRRQIVKLNRRLQLLEEENKERAKREMIMYSITVAFWLINSWVWFRR